Proteins encoded by one window of Arachis ipaensis cultivar K30076 chromosome B04, Araip1.1, whole genome shotgun sequence:
- the LOC107637951 gene encoding uncharacterized protein LOC107637951 → MEAVAQKLEQPLMVNDYHRKEVVFGDEKAQSQFTINTNLITAADELHAGSATDYNTNDFGPILIQEVLKGTYHHHQDEKGISGTKEKNWLPFLILLLLLMK, encoded by the exons ATGGAAGCTGTGGCACAGAAACTGGAGCAGCCTTTAATGGTGAATGATTATCATCGAAAGGAAGTGGTGTTTGGAGATGAAAAGGCTCAATCGCAGTTTACTATTAACACTAATCTTATTACTGCTGCTGATGAACTTCATGCCG GTTCTGCGACTGATTACAACACAAACGACTTTGGTCCAATATTAATACAAGAGGTTCTCAAAGGAACATACCACCACCACCAAGATGAGAAGGGTATTTCTGGAACAAAGGAAAAAAATTGGTTACCAtttctgattcttcttcttcttctcatgaaGTGA